ACTGCCCGCCGAGATCTTCGACGTTCAGACGAATATTCCGCTGATCCACCAGGTCGTCGTCGCGCAGCTAGCAGCGGCCCGCCAGGGCACCCACGCAACGAAGACGCGTGGTCAGGTTTCCGGTGGTGGCAAGAAGCCATTCAAGCAAAAGGGAACCGGCCGCGCCCGCCAGGGCTCGACACGTGCTCCCCAGTTCGCCGGCGGTGGCACGGTCCACGGCCCGCAGCCGCGCGACTACAGCCAGCGGACACCCAAGAAGATGAAGGCAGCCGCGCTTCGCGGGGCCCTTTCCGACCGCGCACGCGCGGGTCGCGTTCACGTGGTGAGCGGCTTTGGCATCGACGAGAAGCCCTCGACCAGTGCCGCGTTGGCCGTGTTGGGTAAGTTCTCCGACCGCAAGAACGTGCTCGTGGTAGTCGAGCGCAGCGATGATCTGACTATCAAGTCGTTGCGCAATGTGGCATCTGTCCACCTGCTGCCCGCCGACCAGCTGAACACGTACGACGTTCTCATTTCGGATGACGTCGTGTTCACCAAGGGCGCTCTTGACGCTTTCGTCGCCGGTCCGGCGACCGGTCGCGGAGCAAGCGCCGTCGCTACCTCGTCGGAGGTTGCAACTGAAGAGGAGGCCGCGAAGTGAGCACGGTCAACAAGAACCCGCGCGACATCCTGATCGCTCCGGTTGTGTCGGAAAAGAGCTACGGGCTTATCGATGAAGGCAAGTACACCTTCGTTGTAGCGCCGGACTCCAACAAGACCGAGATCAAGATCGCGGTTGAGCAAGTCTTCGGTGTCAAGGTTGCTTCGGTTAACACCCTCAACCGTAAGGGCAAGACCCGGCGCACGAAGTTCGGTATCGGCAAGCGCAAGGACACCAAGCGCGCGATTGTTACCCTCGCTGAGGGTTCGATCGACGTGTTCGGTGCCATCAACTAGCGCGGGCCACGAAGGAGATTGAGGACGAATCCCCATGGGAATCCGTAAATACAAGCCGACAACGCCGGGCCGTCGTGGCTCAAGCGTGGCGGACTTTGCCGAGGTCACCCGGTCAACGCCGGAGAAGTCGCTGGTGCGCCCGCTGACCAAGTCGGGTGGACGCAACAACACGGGCCGTATCACGACACGTCACAAGGGTGGCGGTCACAAGCGTGCGTACCGTGTGATCGACTTCCGTCGTCACGACAAGGATGGCGTGCCCGCAAAGGTCGCACACATCGAGTACGACCCCAACCGCACCGCTCGCATCGCGCTGCTGCACTACGCAGACGGCGAGAAGCGTTACATCGTGGCGCCGAACAAGCTGCGCCAGGGTGATGTCGTTGAGGCCGGTGCCTTGGCCGACATCAAGCCGGGCAACAACCTGCCGCTGCGCAACATCCCGACAGGTACCGTTATCCACGCGATCGAGCTCCGCCCCGGTGGCGGCGCGAAGATCGCACGTTCCGCGGGCGCCTCGGTGCAGCTCGTCGCGAAGGATGGGCCCTACGCCCAGCTGCGCATGCCGTCAGGCGAAATCAGGAACGTGGATGCCCGCTGCCGCGCAACGGTCGGCGAGGTTGGCAACGCAGAACAGTCAAACATCAACTGGGGTAAGGCCGGTCGCAACCGCTGGAAGGGCAAGCGCCCGACCGTCCGTGGTGTGGCAATGAACCCGATTGACCACCCGCACGGTGGTGGTGAGGGTAAGACCTCCGGTGGTCGTCACCCCGTTAGCCCCTGGGGTAAGCCCGAGGGCCGCACGCGTCGCCCGGGCAAGCCCAGCGACAAGTTGATTGTTCGTCGTCGCCGCACCGGCAAGAAGCGCTGATAAGGAGCCTGACCAATGCCACGTAGCTTGAAGAAGGGCCCCTTCGTCGACGACCACCTGCAAAAAAAGGTGGACGCCCAGAACGATGCGGGCACAAAGAATGTCATTAAGACCTGGTCGCGCCGGTCGGTTATCACGCCGGACTTCCTTGGTCACACTTTTGCCGTGCACGACGGCCGTAAGCACGTCCCGGTGTTC
This is a stretch of genomic DNA from Rarobacter incanus. It encodes these proteins:
- the rplB gene encoding 50S ribosomal protein L2 — protein: MGIRKYKPTTPGRRGSSVADFAEVTRSTPEKSLVRPLTKSGGRNNTGRITTRHKGGGHKRAYRVIDFRRHDKDGVPAKVAHIEYDPNRTARIALLHYADGEKRYIVAPNKLRQGDVVEAGALADIKPGNNLPLRNIPTGTVIHAIELRPGGGAKIARSAGASVQLVAKDGPYAQLRMPSGEIRNVDARCRATVGEVGNAEQSNINWGKAGRNRWKGKRPTVRGVAMNPIDHPHGGGEGKTSGGRHPVSPWGKPEGRTRRPGKPSDKLIVRRRRTGKKR
- the rplD gene encoding 50S ribosomal protein L4 yields the protein MTETVLSVEILDAKGAAAGTAELPAEIFDVQTNIPLIHQVVVAQLAAARQGTHATKTRGQVSGGGKKPFKQKGTGRARQGSTRAPQFAGGGTVHGPQPRDYSQRTPKKMKAAALRGALSDRARAGRVHVVSGFGIDEKPSTSAALAVLGKFSDRKNVLVVVERSDDLTIKSLRNVASVHLLPADQLNTYDVLISDDVVFTKGALDAFVAGPATGRGASAVATSSEVATEEEAAK
- the rpsS gene encoding 30S ribosomal protein S19, whose amino-acid sequence is MPRSLKKGPFVDDHLQKKVDAQNDAGTKNVIKTWSRRSVITPDFLGHTFAVHDGRKHVPVFVTESMVGHKLGEFAPTRTFKGHVKDDKKGRRR
- the rplW gene encoding 50S ribosomal protein L23; protein product: MSTVNKNPRDILIAPVVSEKSYGLIDEGKYTFVVAPDSNKTEIKIAVEQVFGVKVASVNTLNRKGKTRRTKFGIGKRKDTKRAIVTLAEGSIDVFGAIN